In Musa acuminata AAA Group cultivar baxijiao unplaced genomic scaffold, Cavendish_Baxijiao_AAA HiC_scaffold_297, whole genome shotgun sequence, the sequence AATAGGCATAATTCATCCTAAAAGGGTATAAAGAATAGATAGGCGGAAATCCaatatctattcaaaaaaaaaaaagaacaatggccaattagatcgaaataatgaatcataaatggagttcgggttcgaattctatagataatagaatctaatacggatggtttttctataatgatagagaaatgaaagagacttactcgtgatttcatgtacttaatatttcttttgaaaaaaagaaggattGGCTGAACTTGAAAATTGACTCATTGAATGAGTAATTGAATGAGTAAACGATTGAATCGTATTCGGTTGGGTGGTACCAACTAAATCAAGTGCTAACTCCcatttatttcttattgaattaaccGATCAACTTGCTATCGGACATTTATTTTCGACTTGGCATGGCACTATTCAAAAAAACTTTCGACATACTttactttaattataattatgagaatcaaTCCTACCCCTTCTAGTCCTGCGGTTTCcacacttgaagaacaaaacctAGGGCGTATCGCTCAAATTATTGGCCCAGTACTGGATGTTGTTTTTCCTCCGGGCAAGATGCCTAATATTTATAACGCTTTGGTAGTTAAGGGTCGAGATACTATTGGTCAGCAAATTAATGTGACTTGTGAGGTACAACAATTATTAGGAAATAATCGAGTTAGAGCTGTAGCTATGAGTGCTACAGATGGACTGATGAGAGGAATGGAAGTGATTGACACGGGAGCTCCTCTAAGCGTTCCAGTCGGTGGAGCTACCCTCGGACGAATTTTCAACGTTCTTGGGGAGCCTGTTGATAATTTAGGTCCTGTAGATACTAGCACAACATCTCCTATTCATAGACCTGCACCTGCCTTTATACAGTTAGAGACGAAATTATCAATCTTTGAAACAGGAATTAAAGTAGTGGATCTTTTAGCTCCTTATCGCCGTGGAGGAAAAATCGGACTATTTGGAGGAGCTGGAGTAGGTAAAACAGTACTCATCATGGAATTGATCAACAACATTGCCAAAGCTCATGGAGGCGTATCTGTATTTGGCGGAGTAGGCGAACGTACTCGTGAAGGAAATGATCTTTACATGGAAATGAAAGAATCCGgagtaattaatgaaaaaaatattgcagAATCAAAAGTAGCTCTAGTCTACGGTCAAATGAATGAACCGCCGGGAGCTCGTATGAGAGTTGGTTTGACTGCCCTAACTATGGCGGAATATTTCCGGGATGTTAATGAACAAGACGTACTTCTATTCATCGACAATATCTTTCGTTTCGTCCAAGCAGGATCAGAAGTATCCGCCTTATTGGGGAGAATGCCTTCTGCAGTGGGTTATCAACCTACCCTTAGTACAGAAATGGGTTCTTTGCAAGAAAGAATTACTTCTACCAAAGAGGGATCTATAACTTCGATCCAAGCCGTTTATGTACCTGCGGACGATTTGACCGACCCTGCTCCTGCCACGacatttgcacatttagatgctaCTACCGTATTATCGAGAGGATTAGCTGCCAAAGGTATTTATCCAGCAGTGGATCCTTTAGATTCAACGTCAACTATGTTACAACCTCGGATCGTTGGCGAGGAACATTATGAAACTGCGCAAAGAGTTAAGCAAACTTCACAACGTTACAAAGAACTTCAGGACATTATAGCTATTCTTGGGTTGGACGAATTATCCGAAGAAGATCGTTTAACTGTAGCAAGAGCACGAAAAATCGAGCGTTTCTTATCACAACCCTTCTTCGTGGCAGAAGTATTTACTGGTTCTCCAGGAAAATATGTTGGTCTTGCAGAAACAATTAGGGGGTTTCAACTGATCCTTTCCGGAGAATTAGACAGTCTTCCCGAGCAGGCCTTTTATTTAGTAGGTAACATCGATGAAGCTACCGCGAAAGCTATGAACTTAGAAGAGGAGAGCAAATTGAAGAAATGACCTTAAATCTTTGTGTACTGACTCCTAATCGAATTATTTGGGACTCAGAagtgaaagaaataattttatctactaaTAGTGGCCAAATTGGCGTATTACCAAACCACGCCCCTATTGCCACGGCTGTAGATATAGGTCTTTTGAGAATACGCCTCAACAACGACCAATGGTTAACGGTGGCTCTGATGGGTGGTTTCGCTAGAATAGGTAATAATGAAATCACCATTTTAGGAAATGATGCGGAAATAAGTACTGACATTGATCCGCAAGAAGCTCAACAAGCTCTTGAAATAGCTGAAGCTAACTTGAGTAGAGCTGAGGGTAAGAGACAAGCAATTGAAGCGAATCTAGCTCTCAGACGAGCTAGGACACGAGTAGAGGCTGTCAATGTTATTTCCTACTAGTCAAgtcaatacatcaaaataataaagagaagtttttaaaaagttctttattatacaccacatgttgattctgccaattgaacacaatcaagtctaatctgataaaacaaaaaaagaagatggggtagaaaaacttattagatatcatttcatcGACTCCGGTATCTAATAAGTTCTACCTACTATTGGATTTGAACCAATGACTCCCGCCGTATGAAAGCAATACTCTAACCACTGAGTTAAGTAGGTCATTTATCACCACAAAAAGAACCCATCACTTCGGGGATTATAGGTGGAATATTATTTCTAAGCAATACTAATCTGTTCTGTTAAGCGTAAATAAATCTGTTCTGTTAagcgtaaataaaataaatagatcagagagctatgatgtggattatggaatatccatcttgacaagaaattatctatatgttaagatgtctatgacaagggctatagctcagttggtagagcaccTCGTTTACACGCGCGCCAATGCTTTTCAAAGGAGCCTATTATGCAATGAACATAATTGATCGTATTGAGAAATCGATGTCTTACTCCATAGGTTCGAGGGAACAAGAGAACAATAGCCTGACAAATATTTGGTTCGGTCCGATTCAGGCGCGAATTCAGTTGCCAAATCAAATAGAACCCGCCATTGATTTGATAGTTGATAAGGTAAATACCCAGCCCATTCAATGCTAGGCATAATGAGTATAAGGGCCTCAAAATAACCTCTTTTCGTCCTATGAACTTTAAGGTGTATGAAGTCTCATATTCGACTGTTGCAGCGGAGCGATAGAGATTCCATTTAACTTAGGTTGATCTAGGCCGAAGGCAGACCTAAGTCAAGATAACCCTTCTTTGAAACACTTTGGTATTGCTCCTAGATCAGAATACAAATAATAAATCAGAGCACATGGAACCATCTCATTATCTTCCTCTAAAGAAAAAATATGGTGGACTAACTGATCTTTACATCAGTTGATGAAAGAGCCCAATGCAACAAAATGCATGTTGGGTCTTTGAAACAGTTCGAATCATTTCGATAATAATCAGTTTGATCTGTTTTACCGAGAAGGTCTACGGTTCGAGTCCGTATAGCCCTAatcctaatatattatatttttgtttagtatatagtttagtgtttagtatatagtttagtaTGGTTTTCATTTCTATGGGACCAACCAAGTCTAATCCTAAGTCACATGGGTCTAGGACCTATTCTTTTCTTGGTCTTGGGTCTTGTCTTGTATTTGGAGAATCCCCCTAACTAATCACTAATCGTTTTTTGGCAGAACAAGAGCAaccttattgattgattcagagATAATGGAGAGATAACGAATTGGGCCTAAATATATTAACGTTTCTTCTTCTATATTCTATGAGTTGAGTgggtttgtggatttgatttggtcCGTCGAATCATTCGATAATGTGTGATTCTTTCTATTTGAAAATGTTATGTAAATCATTTATGATTCCGTCGATTATACTACTCCACTCTTTGCTATGTTTCATTGTCTAGTATAGGTTTGCTGTAAAACCTTTTTCTTGTAGCGAAATCTAACCCATTGCTTGGTCTTACCATTATATTATTAAGCGTTATTGCCGTAACAAAACAAACAAGTATTTTGGTTCATTCCAAATCGTAATCTTTGTTTAGtattagagattggtccgaaataGAATGAATCTTTCATTCTAACTCTAATGAAATAACTCGATTCTTCTTATTTATTTCTGAGGAGGTGGGATAGTACAGGTTCCAAGTTTCCAATTTTTTGTATAGAAAGATATAAGTTGTTATATGTCACCTCTCAATTCAACGGATTGAATcaattaagaaaaatagaaatgaaatctaggacaagaaaaagataaaaaatcattcgaTGCATTAGATTATGTATTCATATTCGTATCAAATCAATAGAAGCAATGATCCTATACCCAGATTTTAATGAAAAAGGAATACTTCGAATAATATAGAATATGCTAGAAATCCCTAGACATTTTACCCCATATGACTATtgaaaaatttaagttttaaaaaaaggaaatgaaattattattatttcattatgttgattatatataatcaacatagtattctaatgaatatagtattcatagtatttaattataggatatttactttactatatt encodes:
- the LOC135657714 gene encoding ATP synthase subunit beta, chloroplastic, producing the protein MRINPTPSSPAVSTLEEQNLGRIAQIIGPVLDVVFPPGKMPNIYNALVVKGRDTIGQQINVTCEVQQLLGNNRVRAVAMSATDGLMRGMEVIDTGAPLSVPVGGATLGRIFNVLGEPVDNLGPVDTSTTSPIHRPAPAFIQLETKLSIFETGIKVVDLLAPYRRGGKIGLFGGAGVGKTVLIMELINNIAKAHGGVSVFGGVGERTREGNDLYMEMKESGVINEKNIAESKVALVYGQMNEPPGARMRVGLTALTMAEYFRDVNEQDVLLFIDNIFRFVQAGSEVSALLGRMPSAVGYQPTLSTEMGSLQERITSTKEGSITSIQAVYVPADDLTDPAPATTFAHLDATTVLSRGLAAKGIYPAVDPLDSTSTMLQPRIVGEEHYETAQRVKQTSQRYKELQDIIAILGLDELSEEDRLTVARARKIERFLSQPFFVAEVFTGSPGKYVGLAETIRGFQLILSGELDSLPEQAFYLVGNIDEATAKAMNLEEESKLKK